ACCACCGCCGAACTCGAAGCGGCCGAGACGGGCGTGACGACCGCGTCGCTGGCGATCGCGGAGTACGGAAGCGTCGTGCTCCGGGCGACGGCCGAGGGCAGCGAGCCGATCAGCCTGTTCAACGACCTGCACGTCGTCGTCCTCCGGGAGTCGGACATCGTCCCCGACATGGCGACGGCCTTCGAGTGGCTCGGCGAGGAGCTCCGGGCGACCCGCGACTCGGCGATCATCGCGACCGGCCCCTCGGCGACGGCCGACATGGGGGCGCTCGTCCAGGGGGCCCACGGCCCGAAGGACGTGGAGGTGATCGTTGTCGCATGAGCGGGAAATCGCGACAGTCGCGGGCCGAACACATCAGACACATCATGGAGACCGAGGGCGACGCGGTCGCGACGAACACCCGCGGGTTCAATACGGGCCGCTACGAGTCGGTCGCCAAACTCGAGGACTACGAGGAACTGAAGGATCGCGCACGGGAGATCAAGGAGGACGCCATCGAGCGGCTCCCGGAGCTGATCGACGAGGTCACTGAAGCCGTCGAGGCGAACGGCGGGACGGTGTACGTCGCCCAGGACGCGGCGGACGCGAACCGCTACATCGCCGAGGTCTGCGAGGGTGAGGACGCCGACCGGCTCGCCAAGAGCAAGTCGATGACGAGCGAGGAGATCGAGGTCAACGAGCACCTCGAAAGCGAGGGCGTCGACGTCGTCGAGACCGACCTCGGCGAGTGGGTGCTCCAACTGGCCGAGGAGGCCCCGAGCCACATCGTCGCGCCGGCGATCCACAAGTCCCGCGAGGAGATCGCCAAGCTGTTTCAGGAGCGCTTCGACCCCGAGGAGGAACTGGAGTCCGCCGAGGAGTTGACGATGTTCGCCCGCGAGCGACTGGGCGAACTCGTCCGGGAAGCTGACGTCGGGATGACCGGCGCGAACTTCATCGCTGCCGACTCCGGGACGATGGCGCTCGTCACCAGCGAGGGCAACGCTCGCAAGTCGGTGACGGTGCCGGACACACAGATCGCGGTCGCGGGCGTCGAGAAGATCGTTCCGCAGGTCGAGGACCTCCACCCCTTCATCGAGTTGATCGGTCGCTCGGGGACCGGCCAGGACATCACCAGCTATATTTCGCTGTTTACGCCGCCGATCAACTCTCCGACCGTCGACTTCCAGGACACCGACGCGGTCGTCGAGGGAACCGGCGACGACCGCGAGTTCCACCTCGTGTTGATCGACAACGGCCGGATGGCCATGCGGGAGGACGAGGACCTCCGGGAGACGCTGTACTGCATCCGGTGTTCGGCCTGTTCGAACACCTGTGCGAACTTCCAGTCTGTTGGAGGGCACGTCTTCGGCGGGGAGACGTATTCCGGCGGCATCGCGACTGGGTGGGAAGCCGGCATCCACGGCCTCGACACGGCCGCGGAGTTCAACGACCAGTGTACGGGCTGTTCGCGGTGCGTCGAGGCCTGCCCCGTCGGGATCGACATCCCCTGGATCAACACCGTCGTCCGGGACCGGGTCAACGGAAAAAAGGACGTCGACGCGGAGTTCCTCGTCGATGGGCTCACCCCCGACGCCGAGGAGAGCGGCCCCGGGCTACAAAAACGGCTGTTCGGGAACTTCGAGACGCTGGCGAAACTCGGCAGTTCGTTCGCGCCGCTGTCGAACTGGGTGGCGAACTCGCCGCCGGCCGCCCGCGCGCTCGAGGGGATCGCGGGCGTCGACCGGCGGCGGCCGCTGCCCGCCTTCAGCCGGACCACTTTCGTCGAGTGGTTCGAGAGCCGCGATGCCGTCCCGCCGGCCGACCCCGACCGGAAGGTCGTCCTCTATCCCGACCTCTACACGAACTACATGGACGTCGGGCGCGGCAAGGCCGCCGTCCGGGCGCTGGAGGCGCTCGGCGTCGAGGTGCTCGTCCCCCAGACGCCCGGGTCCGGCCGCGCGCCGCTTTCGCAGGGAATGATCGACACTGCCCGGAGCAAGGCCGTCGCAGTCGCCGAGAAGCTCGGCCCGTACCTCGAGGCCGGCTACGACGTCGTCGTCATCGAACCGAGCGACGTCGCGATGTTCACCGGGGAGTACGAACGGCTCCTCCCCGACGGCGAGTTCGAGCCCTTCGCGGAGCACAGCTACGAGATTCTCGAGTACGTCTACGGCCTCGTGGCGAACGGCGCGGACACCGAGGAACTCCGGCACGCCGACGGCGACACGACGGTCGCCTACCACAGCCACTGCCAACAGCGGACGATGGGCTTAGAGGAGTACAGCCGCACGATGCTGGAGCGCTGCGGGTACGACGTCGAGACGAACGACGTCGAGTGCTGCGGGATGGCCGGCTCGTTCGGCTACAAGAGCCAGTTCTACGAGCAGTCGGTCGACGTCGGCGAGAACCTCGCCGGGCAGATCCGCGAGGCCGACCCCGACGTCGTCGTCGCCAGCGGGACGTCCTGTCTCGACCAGATAGACGACCTCCTCGAGGAGCGACCCCGGCACGTGATCGAACTCCTCGCGCCGGCGTAGCGGCTACCCGTCTCTCGTCTCGACGACTCTCAGCGGAGAGTCGGCGCCGAAGGCCACACTCCTTGGCTCCCGTCGGGTGCGCGACCGACCACTAAAAACCATATTTCCACCGTGTGCGTTCTTTTTTATCGTATTATAGTGATTGTATGCTTTCCATAGCATCGAGAAACACCACTTACGCACAAAAAGTATTTATCCTGCGAGACGTTCGTGTACAGTATGTCGGTGAATGAGCTCGTTCGAACGGTCTACGACCGGCTCCGTCCGGACCGGATCGCCCCGCGCGTCCCGCCGCTGCGTATCACGGACGAGCGCGACCGGGAGATACACCTCCGCCCCTTTCGGCCGTCGGACGTCGATGCGCTGGCGGAGATGTACGCCGGACTGGAGCCGGCGAGCCACGCCCAGGGCGTCCCGCCGCGGGGACCGGACGCGATCCGCGAGTGGCTCTCGGCGGTCCTCGAGGGTCCCGACGTCGTCGCGTGCCACGACGGCCGGATCGTCGGGCACGTGAGCCTCGTCCCCGACGGGACCGACCGCCACGAACTCGCCATCTTCGTCGACGACGACTACCAGCGCGCGGGGATCGGAACCGCGCTCCTCGGGGCCGGCCTGGGTCACGCCGACCGGAAGGGCGTCGAGTACGTCTGGCTCTCGGTCGAGAAGGCCGACCGGGAACTTCATCGGTTCTACGGCC
The genomic region above belongs to Natronomonas moolapensis 8.8.11 and contains:
- a CDS encoding LUD domain-containing protein; its protein translation is MATQHTEPAPFDRFERTVGAYDVGVQRVQPSTVRETIADLVSGPAVGTPIDIEGATLPEAVTTGPTTAELEAAETGVTTASLAIAEYGSVVLRATAEGSEPISLFNDLHVVVLRESDIVPDMATAFEWLGEELRATRDSAIIATGPSATADMGALVQGAHGPKDVEVIVVA
- a CDS encoding LUD domain-containing protein, with amino-acid sequence MSGKSRQSRAEHIRHIMETEGDAVATNTRGFNTGRYESVAKLEDYEELKDRAREIKEDAIERLPELIDEVTEAVEANGGTVYVAQDAADANRYIAEVCEGEDADRLAKSKSMTSEEIEVNEHLESEGVDVVETDLGEWVLQLAEEAPSHIVAPAIHKSREEIAKLFQERFDPEEELESAEELTMFARERLGELVREADVGMTGANFIAADSGTMALVTSEGNARKSVTVPDTQIAVAGVEKIVPQVEDLHPFIELIGRSGTGQDITSYISLFTPPINSPTVDFQDTDAVVEGTGDDREFHLVLIDNGRMAMREDEDLRETLYCIRCSACSNTCANFQSVGGHVFGGETYSGGIATGWEAGIHGLDTAAEFNDQCTGCSRCVEACPVGIDIPWINTVVRDRVNGKKDVDAEFLVDGLTPDAEESGPGLQKRLFGNFETLAKLGSSFAPLSNWVANSPPAARALEGIAGVDRRRPLPAFSRTTFVEWFESRDAVPPADPDRKVVLYPDLYTNYMDVGRGKAAVRALEALGVEVLVPQTPGSGRAPLSQGMIDTARSKAVAVAEKLGPYLEAGYDVVVIEPSDVAMFTGEYERLLPDGEFEPFAEHSYEILEYVYGLVANGADTEELRHADGDTTVAYHSHCQQRTMGLEEYSRTMLERCGYDVETNDVECCGMAGSFGYKSQFYEQSVDVGENLAGQIREADPDVVVASGTSCLDQIDDLLEERPRHVIELLAPA
- a CDS encoding GNAT family N-acetyltransferase, with protein sequence MSVNELVRTVYDRLRPDRIAPRVPPLRITDERDREIHLRPFRPSDVDALAEMYAGLEPASHAQGVPPRGPDAIREWLSAVLEGPDVVACHDGRIVGHVSLVPDGTDRHELAIFVDDDYQRAGIGTALLGAGLGHADRKGVEYVWLSVEKADRELHRFYGRAGFSVVNPMGVTHRMSRYL